The following proteins come from a genomic window of Rattus norvegicus strain BN/NHsdMcwi chromosome 8, GRCr8, whole genome shotgun sequence:
- the Or7g23 gene encoding olfactory receptor Olr1117 — translation MELKNQTAVSEFHLLGLTENHKLLPLIFIMFLSMYLITVLGNLIIILAISSGSQLHTPMYLFLSILSINDICYSTVTIPKMLVNIQAHDDSISYIECLSQICFVSIFGGMENFLLAVMAYDRYVAICKPLRYTVIMNPIFCALMILFSLFFSIMDALLHSLMVLRLSFCTELEIPHFFCELAQIIKLACSDTFLNNFLIFVAAFVFGGGPVCGIVFSYIYIVSSVLRMPSSGGKHRAFSTCASHLSVVSLFYGTGFGVYISSAVTDSLRNTAMASMMYSVVPPLLNPFIYSLRNREMKKALRTLVGRLIYLV, via the coding sequence ATGGAACTGAAAAACCAAACAGCAGTTTCAGAATTCCATCTACTTGGACTGACAGAAAATCACAAACTGCTGCCCCTCATCTTcatcatgtttctctccatgtatCTGATTACAGTTCTGGGAAACCTGATTATCATCTTGGCTATCAGCTCTGGGTCACAACTGCACACTCCCATGTACCTCTTCCTCTCTATTCTTTCCATTAATGACATCTGTTACAGTACAGTCACAATCCCAAAAATGCTGGTGAATATCCAAGCCCATGACGACAGCATAAGTTACATAGAATGTCTATCGCAAATCTGCTTTGTTTCAATTTTTGGTGGAATGGAAAATTTTCTCCTGGCAGTGatggcctatgatcgctatgtggccatTTGCAAACCCCTGAGGTATACAGTCATCATGAATCCTATTTTCTGTGCCCTGATGATTCTATTCTCCCTCTTCTTTAGCATTATGGACGCCCTACTTCACAGTCTAATGGTTTTAAGACTTTCCTTCTGCACAGAACTAGAAATTCCACACTTTTTCTGTGAGCTGGCTCAGATTATCAAACTTGCCTGTTCTGATACATTTCtcaataattttttaatatttgttgcAGCTTTTGTCTTTGGAGGTGGTCCTGTCTGTGGAATtgttttttcatatatttacattgtgTCATCAGTCTTGAGAATGCCATCTTCTGGAGGGAAGCATAGAGCTTTCTCTACTTGTGCATCACATCTATCTGTTGTTTCCCTGTTCTATGGGACAGGTTTTGGTGTTTACATCAGCTCAGCCGTGACAGATTCTCTTAGAAACACAGCAATGGCTTCCATGATGTACAGTGTAGTTCCTCCATTGCTCAACCCATTTATCTACAGTCTaagaaatagagaaatgaagaaagCCTTGAGGACACTTGTTGGTAGACTTATTTATCTTGTGTGA